A portion of the Leptospira broomii serovar Hurstbridge str. 5399 genome contains these proteins:
- a CDS encoding alpha/beta fold hydrolase gives METANENIGKLERNYFESGGYKLAYTKRDNNKGKALLLLHGFMDSSDTFLFQENLLSENFDLYRFDYRGHGDSEWLREGFYHFMLPLVDTQSFISKHLPEKFHILGHSMGGGLGSRIAGIIPERVESLVCLEGFSSLQNPEKERKRFRSWLETWESGLAGKERKRQKSFRSIEEAALRLSPVYPRLPKERLLKIAAYLTKPVDDGYIWKSDPAYKNGPPVFISPQFTRYLWETISCPVLVVYGKETHLPLDDREEVFSHIRNLKYFELEDAGHNMHHDKPEELAAILTDFYRKL, from the coding sequence ATGGAAACAGCGAACGAAAATATCGGCAAGTTAGAGCGGAATTATTTTGAATCCGGCGGATACAAACTCGCCTATACGAAACGTGATAATAACAAAGGCAAGGCGCTTTTACTTCTTCATGGTTTTATGGATTCGTCGGATACCTTTCTGTTCCAGGAGAATCTTCTTTCCGAAAATTTTGATCTGTATCGATTCGATTATCGCGGTCATGGAGATTCCGAATGGCTCCGTGAAGGTTTCTATCACTTTATGCTGCCCCTCGTCGATACTCAAAGTTTTATCTCCAAACATTTACCGGAAAAATTTCACATCCTCGGTCACTCGATGGGAGGCGGCCTAGGATCCCGTATCGCGGGCATCATCCCGGAAAGAGTGGAATCGTTGGTTTGTCTTGAGGGTTTTAGCTCCCTTCAGAATCCCGAAAAGGAGCGGAAGAGATTTCGATCTTGGCTGGAAACATGGGAGAGTGGGTTAGCCGGTAAAGAAAGAAAGAGGCAAAAAAGTTTTCGAAGCATCGAAGAGGCAGCTCTTCGCTTATCACCAGTTTATCCTAGGTTGCCGAAGGAACGTTTGTTAAAAATAGCGGCATACTTGACAAAACCGGTGGATGACGGTTATATCTGGAAAAGTGATCCCGCGTATAAAAACGGTCCGCCGGTATTCATTAGCCCCCAGTTCACTAGATATCTTTGGGAAACAATTTCTTGTCCCGTTCTTGTCGTCTACGGCAAGGAAACGCATCTGCCCTTGGATGATAGGGAAGAGGTTTTTTCGCATATACGAAATCTAAAATATTTCGAGTTGGAAGACGCCGGGCATAATATGCATCATGACAAGCCTGAGGAGTTAGCGGCGATCTTAACCGATTTTTATCGAAAACTGTGA
- a CDS encoding aldo/keto reductase — protein MQKIDPFISLYRRELFPGSIKPAGENLDSESEAFYFQFRGFRLSRVGFGCYRVGLGNPTHKKALILALRSGVNLIDTSANYGDGEAESLVGEVLSEEFAFGNLKRESVCIVTKAGYIQGRNMEVAEQKEASGNPFPETTYYQPGCFHCISPEFLEDQLDRSRKRLGLYTIDIFLLHNPEYFLMDRQKQGVPEKEAKNEYYRRIREAFSFLERARADGRILYYGISSNTFPDAEDSYTGTSLSKVLQISKEVGGDDSGFSVAQFPANWYEDGFLRNHNSAGENLLATCRNFDILPLVNRPLNSFISDKGMVRLAYQPGRDREALIAALESLFKELKTYETRIQDLLESQTGFQSLNSQWFAYREKIQNIEQLHQILGRSWIPAVQSSLKFISNHLGKSEAIRYTDLLNKTIPYFEEWILLHQTEARSSLYEELKGRFHSDRHGPSSLSSMMVLHLSQLLQKGTVLIGMRKEEYVKDILQLKDQVWSPISEEEWGYHGIRS, from the coding sequence ATGCAAAAAATAGACCCATTTATTTCGCTATATCGTAGAGAGCTTTTTCCTGGTTCTATTAAACCAGCCGGCGAGAATTTAGACTCGGAATCGGAGGCTTTCTATTTCCAATTCAGAGGGTTTCGACTTTCGAGAGTCGGGTTCGGTTGCTATCGAGTAGGATTGGGAAATCCAACGCATAAAAAGGCTCTCATTCTCGCGCTTCGCTCCGGTGTAAATTTGATCGATACCTCTGCTAACTACGGGGATGGCGAGGCAGAAAGTCTAGTCGGAGAAGTGCTTTCGGAAGAATTCGCATTCGGGAATTTGAAACGTGAATCTGTTTGCATCGTTACGAAAGCAGGATATATTCAGGGTCGTAATATGGAAGTCGCTGAACAAAAGGAGGCATCCGGAAATCCATTTCCCGAAACGACATATTATCAACCCGGATGTTTCCATTGTATTTCACCTGAATTCTTAGAAGATCAATTGGATAGATCTAGAAAGAGATTGGGTTTGTATACGATCGATATTTTTCTACTGCATAATCCGGAATATTTTCTGATGGATCGACAGAAGCAAGGAGTTCCTGAAAAGGAAGCAAAGAACGAATATTATAGACGAATTCGAGAAGCGTTTTCCTTTCTGGAGAGAGCGAGAGCGGACGGCAGAATTCTTTATTATGGAATCTCAAGCAATACCTTCCCGGATGCTGAAGATTCTTACACCGGTACTTCTTTGTCGAAGGTACTACAAATTTCCAAGGAGGTCGGCGGAGACGACTCCGGCTTCTCCGTAGCTCAATTTCCGGCAAATTGGTACGAAGATGGTTTTTTGCGGAATCATAATTCGGCGGGAGAAAATCTATTAGCGACTTGTAGGAACTTCGACATCCTCCCGCTAGTCAATCGGCCCTTGAATTCTTTCATTTCTGACAAAGGAATGGTTCGATTGGCTTATCAACCGGGACGGGATCGAGAAGCGCTAATTGCCGCTTTGGAATCGTTATTCAAAGAGTTAAAAACGTACGAGACTCGGATCCAAGATCTTTTAGAAAGTCAAACAGGGTTTCAAAGCTTGAACTCTCAATGGTTCGCTTATCGAGAGAAAATTCAGAATATTGAACAGCTACATCAAATTTTGGGTAGATCCTGGATTCCCGCCGTTCAATCTTCCTTGAAATTTATATCCAATCATTTGGGAAAATCTGAAGCGATTCGCTATACGGATCTGTTAAACAAGACTATCCCGTATTTCGAGGAATGGATTTTACTGCATCAGACCGAAGCCAGGTCTTCTTTGTATGAGGAATTAAAAGGCAGATTTCATTCGGACAGGCACGGTCCTAGCAGCCTTTCTTCTATGATGGTTTTACATTTGTCTCAACTTTTACAAAAGGGAACAGTGCTGATCGGGATGAGAAAAGAGGAATACGTCAAAGATATATTACAACTTAAAGATCAAGTCTGGTCCCCGATTTCAGAGGAGGAATGGGGATACCATGGAATTCGATCCTGA
- a CDS encoding DUF309 domain-containing protein has translation MEFDPEILAILDRIRNASDLESSFSFAWMEGRKLYSSGNYFELHEVFEFQWKKESGGRKLLLHGWIQLAISLNKIFIKPNIRGARMQAEKSKEKFDALLRSSELSLVGRAHTVKTIQFLEILLTKFSGDFGWDIEQIRKLSLPMMTETGEEWFSSV, from the coding sequence ATGGAATTCGATCCTGAAATTCTGGCAATTTTAGACCGGATTCGCAATGCTTCAGACCTGGAGTCCAGCTTCTCCTTTGCATGGATGGAAGGGAGAAAATTATACTCTTCCGGAAACTATTTCGAGCTGCATGAGGTTTTCGAATTCCAGTGGAAGAAAGAATCCGGAGGAAGGAAACTTCTTTTACACGGTTGGATACAATTGGCGATTTCTCTAAATAAAATATTCATAAAACCGAATATAAGAGGAGCCAGAATGCAGGCTGAAAAATCTAAAGAGAAATTTGATGCTTTATTACGATCCTCGGAGCTTTCGTTGGTAGGTCGTGCTCATACCGTAAAGACGATTCAATTTTTGGAAATCCTACTTACGAAATTCAGCGGAGATTTTGGTTGGGATATTGAACAAATTCGCAAGCTTTCTTTACCTATGATGACCGAAACGGGAGAGGAATGGTTTTCATCTGTATGA